In a genomic window of Miscanthus floridulus cultivar M001 unplaced genomic scaffold, ASM1932011v1 fs_103_2, whole genome shotgun sequence:
- the LOC136530295 gene encoding uncharacterized protein, whose protein sequence is MSVMNTGQGNTGQSSPLHGQKWVDGNTGQPGENSSRRDEGKKKKSPGEKPSSIIIQREICIASIYVHAGKANQRKYQVEVTKEGPSLSVKTGTGSSSQKLEIQELSNNSEKMVIGQYNVMDTERILEVVKQELERQYRTRE, encoded by the exons ATGTCTGTCATGAACACAG GCCAGGGAAATACTGGTCAGTCTTCGCCGCTTCACGGACAAAAATGGGTCGACGGCAATACTGGTCAGCCGGGAGAAAATTCATCAAGAAGAGATGAAGGCAAGAAAAAGAAATCACCAG GAGAAAAGCCGTCGTCCATCATTATCCAACGTGAAATATGTATTGCTTCCATTTATGTTCACGCTGGAAAG GCCAACCAACGTAAATACCAGGTGGAGGTGACTAAGGAGGGCCCAAGCCTGTCTGTGAAAACAGGGACCGGTTCTTCATCACAGAAGCTAGAG ATCCAAGAACTTAGCAACAATTCCGAAAAAATGGTTATTGGTCAATACAATGTCATGGACACTgagaggatcctcgaggtcgtcAAACAGGAACTTGAAAGGCAATACCGTACGCGCGAGTGA